CGTTCCATTGCGACCCAGCAAATAATCCATGTTCGCCACCGCTGCCGCCATGTACGACGACCGCTTTTTTAAACGGAAAGCCTGTATCAGCAAAACACCCTGGTTGGCCGCTACACTGTTGCTACCCCAAACAAAGTCCCTGGCATTTTTCCCCATCACGGTACCGTAGCCCTGTTTTGCCGCGTCCATCATCAGGTCACGCGCTGCGGCCAGCAGTTGCCTTTTCAATATACGCGCCTCCCGCTTCATAGATTTGGGCAAATGCCTGGCATGCCTGATCATGGTATAATACCCCAGTGAGGATACGTGCGACCAGTTGGGTATTGCCAGTTTGTCGTTATGTGGCACCGCCGCATAAAAGCTATCCAGTCCTGTGGTGACAGACAATTCGGTGGCAGCCCAGCTAAATTCATCACTGACGTTCCCGTCGCCGTATGCGCCGGTTTTAATGGCCTGTGCAAAAGACAGGTTCATTTTTTCCTGCTCATACAGCACTGCCGGGTGTTGCCGGGCCCATTGCCAGGCGGCTATCGCAGCGGCCCTACAGGAGTCCGACAGCCCGGGCAATGCCGCTTCATATGCCTTCAGTATGCGTGCCGCCTGCGCCGTTACTGCTGCAAAGTCGAGGGTAGCCGCCGTACTTTTAGCCACCACATAACGAGGTTTTATAGCTGCTGCCGGCATTACCACCCCGTCAAATTGTGCGTTGGTTAATTTATGATACACCCCGCCGTCGGCAGGGTCCTGCATGGAAAGCATCCAGCGCAGATTCCATAACAGCTCCCTGAGATAAGCAGGTACTGCTGCTTCATCTGCCGGAATATTGAGAGCTTGTGCTTTTATAAAAACGGGAAAGTCTTCATACAAAGAAAACAATGTGGCCATGGTAATACCGCTGTTAACGATGTATTTGTTGTAATCGCCGGCATCATACCAACCACCGGGGGAAGATATGATGCTACCGGCCGGCCGTAAAACTGAAGCGGCGGAAGGATGCACCTGCACCAGCGTATCGGGATGCCCGCCTGCGCGGCTCCATTTTCCTGCGTAGCCATCTGTTACAGGGGTAGATGCACGCATGAAATAATAACTCTTCATTGCGGCTGTAAATGCGGCAGCATGAACATTCCCTTTTATATCAAACGGATAGGAAACCCCAACACCCGGTACCGCCAGAACGAACCGGCCTTCCACGGTGAGCCGGGAGAAATCGGCGATGCTGGTATGCACATCCGATATAGCGGAAGATAGTTCTTCGCCGGACACCCCTGCAAATACAGTATCCTGTAAAGTGGTGGATATGATGTAAAATTTTGCACGGGCGCTCCCCATGATGACGGCCTGCTTAGGGCCTTTCGTATAAAACCCTGCCTGGTTAAGCCGGATCGCCTGTGATGACTGTTGCGCAAACAAGGCAGTGGTCATCATTAAGAGTGATAAGGGTATAGCGATAGAAATCCGGAAGAGCTGCATCAGTTGTATTTTAACGGGTCATGGTAAGATCAGGCTATTTCTTCATTAATGCAATAGCGTAGCCACCCCAAAGCGTTTATATACCTGTTGTAACGGCCTTCATTTTAGCAAGACCTGTTTTTGCTACGAGGAGGGCATCCTGTTTATAATAGTGCGGGTTGAAAAGTTCCAGTGAGATAATCACCGGCTTATCCGGGTTTTTAATGTCCCGTAATGTTTGCCGCAGCGGCGCGATACCATCACCCGGATAGATGCGATCCGGTTCCGATATTTTCAACGGCTGAATACCTTGTGGATAGTCATTGATATGAAAAATATCGATGGCCCCCTTGCCTACAAATGGTGCGCTGTCGAAGCTGGAACCTCCTTTAAAAATATGAAATGCATCCAATAGTACGCGGGCATTCCGGCGACCACTTTCCGCTACCACATACAGTACCTGGCTGATTTTTTTCAGGTTGGGCGATCCGCCCCACATTTCAAGTATGGGCATTACGCCGGTTTGTTCCCCCATCCCGAGGATCGTGAGATATCTTTCCGTCACCACATTCAGATCAATGACCGGAGTGTTGCTGCTATTGGCGCCGGCAGGTGGCGCCGCGATGCGTTTACAACCAATTTTTGCCAACAATTCCATTTCGGTTTGCAACTGCTTGAGACCAGCCTTACGGGTAGCCTCATCATCCACGATCCATCTTGCAAAGCCAATGGCATTCTCTATACTGATACCCAGATCATCAATCCTCTTTTTCGCTTCTGTGACGGAACCTCCCTGCTGTAAATAGCTTTGAAAAGTATCTATCCAGATTTCCACGGAGGTGAAGCCAGCTTTTGATGCGATCTCCAGTTCTTTAATAAACCCTAATTGCTGCCCCCTGATAGTGCTCATATTCAGGGAGTACTTAAACCCTGGGTTGGCTTGTATAGCACTACCCTGTGCAGCCACAGGCAATTTCAACAGGGCGGCTCCAGCAGCCAGGCCAAAAGTTTTTAGCGCCTGTCTGCGATTTAAAGAGAAGTTTGTCATGATACCAGCGGATTTTTATAGTAAAACTGCCAGGTAAAATACAGCTATTAATGACATATTTTCATACAGGCGTAGGAGGTAGTAGCAAAAATTTGTAGTGATAACGGGGAGAAAGGAGATATGAACAAAAGTTAGGGGATATTCAGCTGGTAACGTATGGATCTTCCCGCTCCTTCCTGCAGTAAAACACCGATAACCTGCAGCTCCTGTAAATCACGGGTGGCAGTAGCTTTGGAGGTTTTGCTGATGCTGATATATTTCCTGGCAGTCATCCCTCCTTCAAATCCTTCGGCACCTTTCTCAAGCATCCTATTGACCACTTTCAATTGCCGCTCATTGAGCTGATGCTTATATTGGTCAAAGAATCGCGCTTTCTTTACCGTAAATTGAACGGTGGCTTTTGCATCTCGCTGAGCTGCTAAAATTACACCAGCAAAATAATTTACCCAGTTAGTGATTTCTATAGACCGCTGGGCCTCCTTTAATGCGGCATAATAGGCCATTTTATCCCGCTCTATCGTTTTGGAAAGACTTAGCATAACAGGTCGTCCGAGCGATTGTGACAACGCCTTCTCCGCGATAGCACGACCAATTCGCCCGTTACCATCTTCAAACGGATGTATCGATTCAAAATACAAGTGCGCCACGGCCGACTTCAACACCGCTTCTGCAACTTCACCTTTTAATGAAAACGTGCAGTTGTTATACCATTGCAAAAACTGCTGCATTTGCTTTGGGACTTCAGACGACGGTGGGGCTTCGTAGTGTACCACCACCCGCCCGTATGCGCCCGAGACTATTTGCATCGGCGCTGATCCCTTTCTCCATTCTCCTGAATTAATATTTTGAGCACCAGCCATCAACATACCATGCCATGTGTGGAGCATCTCTACATCCAATGGCTGATCAAAGGATCTCCTCACTTCCAACATCAATTGAGCTACTCCTTCCGCCCGTTTATCCTTGACGTAAACAGGCTTTTCATTCAACCCAAGATTATTCCGTATAGACGACATGACATCTTCGCGACTGATATACTCGCCCTCAATTTCGGAGGTTTTAACCGCTTCAGACAGCATGAGCTGTAGCAGTGTTTCCTTCTTTAAATCATCAGAAAGCCCTTGGATAGCACCGCTTATCTCCCCCGTTTCTTGCGCAAACGCCAGGATGAGGGGTTGAATTTCATGGACTTCATAGGCAAAGTCAGGCCATTCCGGAAACTGCCAATTATACATAATGAGCCGATTAGGTTAGTTAATCGGCTCAAATATAGCGAATTTATGAGCCGATTAAGCATTTTAATCGGCTCAAACTATATTCCGCAAGTAGTTTTATAGCGATAAAAATCCGGAAGATCTGCATCTGTTGTTTTTTAACAGGTCATGATAAGATCAGGCTACTTCTTCATTAATGCAATAGCGTATCAACGCTTTCGTTTCTTCCAATTTTCCGGAAACGGGGGTATGCTCACCCATTTACATCCCAATGAAATAATGCGCCAGCCCAAATAAAATACTGAGCATAATCAGGTAGATGACGTTCATCCTGAACCGGAGCATCAGGAAAAGAGAAACAATCACCCAGGCCAATGAAATGTAGTCCAGGCCGGCAATTGTTACTTCGCCGGGGAAGATGACACTTTTGCCGAGAAAGAGCGTCAGGTTCAGGATCACTCCTACCACCGCAGCGGTAATGAATCCCAGCACGCCCTCAATGACGGGGTTGCCCTGCGTTTTTTCTATAATGGGTGCGCCGATAAAAATAAACAGGAAGCAAGGCAGGAAGGTATAAAATGTGGTGGCGATAAGGCCGATAGACCCCATCCATAAAGATCCGTTAAAATGGTTGTACCCGGCCATGAAGCCCACAAAGGCCAGTACGATGATCAGCGGACCAGGTGTTGTTTCCGCCAGCGCAAAGCCATCTACCATTTGCAGGTTGGTGAGCCAGTTCAGTTTGGTGACACTGAACTGCGCCACATAGGGTAATACGGTATAAGATCCACCCACGGTTACAAAGGCCGTTTTTGTAAAGAACAGCGACAGCCCTGTCCAGAAGCGAAAATCATCTGTCAGGAAATAGAAAAGGATAAAAGGGATGATCCATAAAAGCAGGCCGATGCCGAGCTGTTTGAATATACGTTTCCCTGCAAACCCGGCATCGGGTGCAACGGAATATCTGTTGAGGAAATAACGCCGTTCATCTGCTGATTCCTCTTCGATACTTTTATTTCTTTTATGATATAGAGAAGGCCAGATGTACTTCATGAGCAGTGCGATCACGATTGTTCCGGCTATGATCAACAGCATGGAAATATTATAGAAGAAGATGCATACAAAAGCGATAGCCGCCAGGATAATATGCAGCGGTCCATGTAACGATTTTTGGGCAATCTTAAACAGTGCAATAATGATAATAGCGATCACGGCAGGTTTCAGT
The Chitinophaga sp. MM2321 DNA segment above includes these coding regions:
- a CDS encoding glycoside hydrolase family 9 protein, with product MQLFRISIAIPLSLLMMTTALFAQQSSQAIRLNQAGFYTKGPKQAVIMGSARAKFYIISTTLQDTVFAGVSGEELSSAISDVHTSIADFSRLTVEGRFVLAVPGVGVSYPFDIKGNVHAAAFTAAMKSYYFMRASTPVTDGYAGKWSRAGGHPDTLVQVHPSAASVLRPAGSIISSPGGWYDAGDYNKYIVNSGITMATLFSLYEDFPVFIKAQALNIPADEAAVPAYLRELLWNLRWMLSMQDPADGGVYHKLTNAQFDGVVMPAAAIKPRYVVAKSTAATLDFAAVTAQAARILKAYEAALPGLSDSCRAAAIAAWQWARQHPAVLYEQEKMNLSFAQAIKTGAYGDGNVSDEFSWAATELSVTTGLDSFYAAVPHNDKLAIPNWSHVSSLGYYTMIRHARHLPKSMKREARILKRQLLAAARDLMMDAAKQGYGTVMGKNARDFVWGSNSVAANQGVLLIQAFRLKKRSSYMAAAVANMDYLLGRNGTGYCFLTGFGTRSPMHPHHRLSEADNVIAPIPGLLVGGPNPGMQDKCQYPSTIPDQCYIDAFCSYASNEVAINWNAPFVYLAGALEALWEDR
- a CDS encoding sugar phosphate isomerase/epimerase family protein, which codes for MTNFSLNRRQALKTFGLAAGAALLKLPVAAQGSAIQANPGFKYSLNMSTIRGQQLGFIKELEIASKAGFTSVEIWIDTFQSYLQQGGSVTEAKKRIDDLGISIENAIGFARWIVDDEATRKAGLKQLQTEMELLAKIGCKRIAAPPAGANSSNTPVIDLNVVTERYLTILGMGEQTGVMPILEMWGGSPNLKKISQVLYVVAESGRRNARVLLDAFHIFKGGSSFDSAPFVGKGAIDIFHINDYPQGIQPLKISEPDRIYPGDGIAPLRQTLRDIKNPDKPVIISLELFNPHYYKQDALLVAKTGLAKMKAVTTGI
- a CDS encoding Fic family protein, with the protein product MYNWQFPEWPDFAYEVHEIQPLILAFAQETGEISGAIQGLSDDLKKETLLQLMLSEAVKTSEIEGEYISREDVMSSIRNNLGLNEKPVYVKDKRAEGVAQLMLEVRRSFDQPLDVEMLHTWHGMLMAGAQNINSGEWRKGSAPMQIVSGAYGRVVVHYEAPPSSEVPKQMQQFLQWYNNCTFSLKGEVAEAVLKSAVAHLYFESIHPFEDGNGRIGRAIAEKALSQSLGRPVMLSLSKTIERDKMAYYAALKEAQRSIEITNWVNYFAGVILAAQRDAKATVQFTVKKARFFDQYKHQLNERQLKVVNRMLEKGAEGFEGGMTARKYISISKTSKATATRDLQELQVIGVLLQEGAGRSIRYQLNIP
- the chrA gene encoding chromate efflux transporter codes for the protein MEDTNNLQRPSFKEALKFWFKLGWISFGGTAGHIAIMHDYLVDKKKWISNSKFHHALSHCMILPGPEAQQLATYIGWQLHGKRGGLVAGILFVLPSMFILLGLSIVYVLFGNLPWIYAMFNGLKPAVIAIIIIALFKIAQKSLHGPLHIILAAIAFVCIFFYNISMLLIIAGTIVIALLMKYIWPSLYHKRNKSIEEESADERRYFLNRYSVAPDAGFAGKRIFKQLGIGLLLWIIPFILFYFLTDDFRFWTGLSLFFTKTAFVTVGGSYTVLPYVAQFSVTKLNWLTNLQMVDGFALAETTPGPLIIVLAFVGFMAGYNHFNGSLWMGSIGLIATTFYTFLPCFLFIFIGAPIIEKTQGNPVIEGVLGFITAAVVGVILNLTLFLGKSVIFPGEVTIAGLDYISLAWVIVSLFLMLRFRMNVIYLIMLSILFGLAHYFIGM